The bacterium genome segment CCGGCCGATGTTGCTGCTGAAATCCAAAGATTCGGGCCGGTAACGGCGTTTGAATTTACAGAGCGTAACGGCCAGACTTTTACGACCGACAATTTAAAAGGTAAAATCAACATAGTGGATTTTATTTTCACGCGCTGTCCAGGGCCTTGTCCGATCATGACGGGTAAAATGGCAACCATGTATCGGCGGTATGCTAATGATCCCCGTATTCAGTTTATATCTATCTCGGTCGATCCGGCCAATGATTCATTGAGCGTATTACGAGCTTACGCAGAAAAATACGGTGTGAGCGATAATCGGTGGGCTTTTT includes the following:
- a CDS encoding SCO family protein; translation: MKFLLLAAIASLVLAGVTYLAMRQPADVAAEIQRFGPVTAFEFTERNGQTFTTDNLKGKINIVDFIFTRCPGPCPIMTGKMATMYRRYANDPRIQFISISVDPANDSLSVLRAYAEKYGVSDNRWAFLRGPIEEVHRVSEQVFKLGGELPNLHSSKFILVDSEANIRGYYSSEEGDAIITLQNHIDQLVKVLP